In Ahaetulla prasina isolate Xishuangbanna chromosome 5, ASM2864084v1, whole genome shotgun sequence, the following are encoded in one genomic region:
- the LOC131199916 gene encoding galactosylgalactosylxylosylprotein 3-beta-glucuronosyltransferase 1-like isoform X1, whose amino-acid sequence MLRRRNLLTTILIALPWGLLLTLWHQYPTTRYLSLLRKETDENGTAKSLFNGTSLAREDGLASCTRQPAIGTAPKIIRNYVYSRPPPWSDTLPAIFVITPTYTRPVQKAELTRLANTFLHVQNLHWVVVEDSPRRTNLVSNLLEKAGIHFTHLNIETPKSLKVGLSWIPSYTPRGTFQRNLGLHWLRESFSTTPVPEGVVYFADDDNTYSLELFEEMRYTKKVSVWPVAFVGGLRYESPKVSPAGKVVGWKTVFDPNRPFAIDMAGFAISIKLILEKPQASFKLDGVKGGYQETSLLKDLVTMDGLEPKAANCTKIATSCTRVYDQQNTDTTIKNNIHICIAFTNF is encoded by the exons ATGCTGAGGAGACGTAACCTTCTCACCACAATTCTGATTGCTTTGCCATGGGGTCTTCTCCTAACTTTGTGGCATCAGTATCCAACCACCCGCTATCTGAGCCTTCTAAGAA AGGAAACAGATGAAAATGGCACAGCCAAGTCACTCTTCAATGGGACATCTCTAGCGAGGGAGGATGGGCTTGCATCATGCACTCGGCAGCCTGCCATTGGGACAGCTCCCAAAATAATCCGGAACTACGTGTACTCCAGGCCTCCCCCATGGTCAGACACATTGCCTGCAATATTTGTGATCACACCTACCTACACTCGACCAGTACAGAAGGCTGAGCTGACCCGACTGGCAAATACGTTCCTTCATGTACAGAACCTCCACTGGGTAGTGGTGGAAGACTCTCCTAGAAGAACCAACCTGGTGTCCAATCTACTGGAGAAAGCAGGGATTCATTTTACTCACCTGAATATCGAGACTCCTAAGAGCCTGAAAGTAGGTTTGTCCTGGATTCCATCTTACACTCCCAGGGGCACATTCCAGAGGAATCTTGGACTGCATTGGCTTAGAGAAAGTTTTAGCACCACGCCAGTACCTGAAGGTGTAGTATACTTTGCAGATGATGATAACACCTATAGCCTGGAGTTATTTGAAGAG ATGCGCTACACAAAGAAGGTATCTGTCTGGCCAGTTGCTTTTGTTGGTGGTCTCAGGTACGAATCCCCCAAAGTGAGTCCAGCAGGCAAAGTTGTAGGTTGGAAGACTGTGTTCGATCCTAACCGGCCTTTTGCCATCGACATGGCTGGCTTTGCCATCAGCATAAAACTGATTTTGGAGAAACCGCAGGCCAGTTTCAAGTTGGATGGCGTGAAAGGAGGCTATCAAGAAACTAGTTTATTAAAGGATCTGGTGACAATGGATGGACTGGAGCCTAAAGCTGCCAACTGCACAAAG ATAGCAACTTCTTGCACACGTGTCTATGATCAGCAGAATACTGAtacaacaatcaagaataatatccACATTTGTATTGCATTTACCAACTTCTAA
- the LOC131199916 gene encoding galactosylgalactosylxylosylprotein 3-beta-glucuronosyltransferase 1-like isoform X2 — MLRRRNLLTTILIALPWGLLLTLWHQYPTTRYLSLLRKETDENGTAKSLFNGTSLAREDGLASCTRQPAIGTAPKIIRNYVYSRPPPWSDTLPAIFVITPTYTRPVQKAELTRLANTFLHVQNLHWVVVEDSPRRTNLVSNLLEKAGIHFTHLNIETPKSLKVGLSWIPSYTPRGTFQRNLGLHWLRESFSTTPVPEGVVYFADDDNTYSLELFEEMRYTKKVSVWPVAFVGGLRYESPKVSPAGKVVGWKTVFDPNRPFAIDMAGFAISIKLILEKPQASFKLDGVKGGYQETSLLKDLVTMDGLEPKAANCTKILVWHTRTERPTLVNEGKRGFTDLRVEV, encoded by the exons ATGCTGAGGAGACGTAACCTTCTCACCACAATTCTGATTGCTTTGCCATGGGGTCTTCTCCTAACTTTGTGGCATCAGTATCCAACCACCCGCTATCTGAGCCTTCTAAGAA AGGAAACAGATGAAAATGGCACAGCCAAGTCACTCTTCAATGGGACATCTCTAGCGAGGGAGGATGGGCTTGCATCATGCACTCGGCAGCCTGCCATTGGGACAGCTCCCAAAATAATCCGGAACTACGTGTACTCCAGGCCTCCCCCATGGTCAGACACATTGCCTGCAATATTTGTGATCACACCTACCTACACTCGACCAGTACAGAAGGCTGAGCTGACCCGACTGGCAAATACGTTCCTTCATGTACAGAACCTCCACTGGGTAGTGGTGGAAGACTCTCCTAGAAGAACCAACCTGGTGTCCAATCTACTGGAGAAAGCAGGGATTCATTTTACTCACCTGAATATCGAGACTCCTAAGAGCCTGAAAGTAGGTTTGTCCTGGATTCCATCTTACACTCCCAGGGGCACATTCCAGAGGAATCTTGGACTGCATTGGCTTAGAGAAAGTTTTAGCACCACGCCAGTACCTGAAGGTGTAGTATACTTTGCAGATGATGATAACACCTATAGCCTGGAGTTATTTGAAGAG ATGCGCTACACAAAGAAGGTATCTGTCTGGCCAGTTGCTTTTGTTGGTGGTCTCAGGTACGAATCCCCCAAAGTGAGTCCAGCAGGCAAAGTTGTAGGTTGGAAGACTGTGTTCGATCCTAACCGGCCTTTTGCCATCGACATGGCTGGCTTTGCCATCAGCATAAAACTGATTTTGGAGAAACCGCAGGCCAGTTTCAAGTTGGATGGCGTGAAAGGAGGCTATCAAGAAACTAGTTTATTAAAGGATCTGGTGACAATGGATGGACTGGAGCCTAAAGCTGCCAACTGCACAAAG ATTTTGGTCTGGCACACAAGGACTGAAAGGCCAACACTAGTTAATGAAGGCAAACGTGGATTCACAGACCTAAGGGTAGAAGTGTAG